The region TACGCACAACGCGATCGCATTACAAGCTTCTTTAAAAGAAATATTTTCTGAGGAAGCAATATAATTTGCTAACAAACCATCATTAACATTTAAATGACTGTTAAAAGTTATCTGCTTTGATGGTGGTGAGAATGTATGAGTAGCCTCGTTAATCTTTGCACCTATTTTATTGGTTACAAAACCACCAAATTCAGGTACAATAACACATTCATATCTATATAGTAAATCGCTGATGTAGTTCGTTAATATCATACGAACAAATATAAAAAATTTGTGATTTAAATAGGTTTTTTTGTGCAAAATTTATCAACAAAAAGTTATATATTGACAATGAAATTGTTACAAAATGAAAGAAGAAAAGTTATTAGCTATTTTACGATTGCAAAAAAGTAAAGCAATTGGCGATGTTTTAGCAAAGAAACTCATTGTTCATATTGGTGATGTGGAGCAAATCTTTAAAGAGAAAACAGCTACTTTGCAGAAAATAAACGGAATTGGAAATCACGTTTTAAAGCATTTGTTTGATGAAAATAATGCTAAATTAGCAGAACAGGAGCTGCGATATATCCAAAAAAATAAGATTGAATTTTCTTATTTTTTAGACGATGATTACCCTGTAAATCTTCAAAATTGTATCGATAGTCCTATTTTGTTTTTCAAAGACGGTACTATAAATCTAGATAATCCTAAAATTATATCTGTAGTTGGTACTAGGAATATGAGTTCTTATGGGCGTGATTTTTGTAGTAAAATTATAGCAGATTTAGCGCTATATAATCCTATTATAGTCAGCGGTTTTGCATACGGAGTAGATATTTGTGCTCATAAAGCGGCTATTAAAAATAAACTACAAACCATTGCTGTTTTAGCGCATGGTTTTGAGCAAATTTATCCGAAAGTACATAAGAAATACATCAATCAAGTAAATGAAAATGGTGGTTTTATAACTGAATTTTGGAGCGAAGACCAACCTTTACGAGAAAACTTTTTAAAGAGAAATAGAATTGTAGCTGGCATTTCTAAAGCTACCATTATTATAGAAAGTGCAGAAAAAGGAGGTTCTTTAGTTACCGCGGATATTGCAAATTCTTACAATAGAGATGTGTTTGCATTACCCGGTAGAACAACCGATATTTATAGCAAAGGCTGTAATAATTTAATTAAAAATAATAGAGCAACGTTGCTAACTTCTGCTAATGATGTTATTAAAATGCTAAATTGGGACATTACAGAAAAGCCGAAGCAAATAATTCAGAAACAATTATTTATAGAATTAAATGATACTGAGCAAAAAATATATGATTTATTAAGTGAAAAAGGTGCTCAATTATTAGATATAATTTCATTAGAATGTAACATTCCTATTTATCAATTATCGTCTATTTTATTGCAAATGGAATTGAAAGGTGTTACCAAACCTTTACCTGGTAAAATGTTTGAATTGGCGTAAATAGTATTATTTTTGATAAAAATCAATCATATAAATGGCGATAGAAAAAAAATTAATGTCTAAGAAGAAACCAACATTCCCTATAAGTGAAATGTTAGACAAATATTTAAATAACTATAAAAGAAATATAAAAATCCCTATTTATTATGATGATTTATTGCGGTTTCAAGGATCTATAACCGTATTTGATAAAAATGATGAAGATACACTTTGGGTACGAACCTATTATTCTGAATTTGATAGAGTAGAGATTGATAATACCTTAAAAAGAGTATACACCATGCTGCATTCAGACGGAAATGATGAAGCCATTCCATTTTTAAATGTAGATGCCATTGATTACTGCACCTTTGGTAATTCTAAACCATTCCGAATTAAAATTAGAAATATTTTAAACGATAATTACACGTATTTTTATATTAAAAAAGCAGATGCCTCTCGTGTTTATGGTTTGGAGTTAGAGCATATTTTGTCTCCTCACAACATCAATTTTTTGGTGTATAAAGACACCTTAATAGAAGAACATATTGCAGGGATTCCTGGAGATGATTTTATTAGAGATTTTTTACCTAGTTGTACAGGGTCAGAAAAAGCGCAAATAGCCAAAGAATTTGTAAAATTTAAAGAACGATGTTTTGTACGGTTGTTGGGAGATATGCGTTCTTATAATTACGTAATTATTAGAACGCACGACTTTGATAGTATCGTTTATAAAATTAGAGCAATCGATTTTGATCAGCAATCTTTTGAAGGAAATTTAAAAGTTTATAATCTTCAGTTTATGAAAGAAAACTTTAAAATGATCGAGATGGTAGGTAAAAAATTACAAAATAGTTCTATTCGACAATATCAAATTGAGGAACGCTCTTACATGGCAAAAAGAATGATTACTTCTCCAAGAAGAACCGCTCGTTTAATAAAGTGTATGAAAAACGATACCATTTCTTTCCCTGAAAATGTGGAACTTTTAAAAAAACAACTCATGCAATATGTAGGGGATATAAAATTTAAAGACTGTAAAAATATGGGCGAAGTTTTAGAAACTATTTTAGCCTTTGTAAAGCGTAATTATTTAGATATTACGAATAATTAATTTCTTTAGAAGCTATTTCCTGCTTTCCACTATATCTTTTTGTGAAAAACAAAAAGGATGTCGTTTCAATCAGGGCTAGTCTTGTTTTCCAGCTTTTGGAATTAGGAAGTTTACTTTTTAGCCAACTAACGCAATTTCTTTTTTAAAAATGAAATAAATAAGGTTATCGCTAATACTAATAAAATTGTATAACTTCTCTTTTAATAAGATATCTATAATTTTTTAAACAAATAATTTGGTTATTATGGTTATTATGGTTATTATTGTGTAGATATTTACAAGCATATTAAATTTTAAAAAAAATTGCGCAATTAATTTTAATAAAATTTGCTGTTGTTAACACATTTAAATAAAGAATTTAAATGGTATTATTTAGTATAATAAATTTTAAAATTAAAAAAAATGAAAAATTTATTATTAGTATTTGCAATGATATTCTCAATGAGTTTATATAGCACAGAAATTAAAGTTGAGCATAATGTTGATCCATTAATTATTTACACATCTTGTGGTACTTCTCATACAATGGATGACACTGGAATGACTTGGGATGATATTTTTGATACTGCAGAAGACCATGAATGGTTTGATTGTGGACCAGGTAAAGATTTAATCTACATAGGTTGGTAAATTTAAATTAATTTGTAGCTTTCATCTATTTAAAAAGGTGAAAGCTATTTTCTTTATAAAAAATGTTTTATGAATAAGAACATATTATTATTATTACTGTCTTTAACTTTACATGGTTTTTCTCAATCTGAAACTTACAACTACAAGTTTACTTATAAAGTAGAGGGTAAACTTGAGGTTGTTAACAAGAACTCACATATTTCGGAGAATATGGTATTGTATTTAGGTAAAGAAAAAAGCCTTTACATAAGTGAGACTAAGCTTAGGATAGATTCAGCAAGATCGGCTATAAAAAAAAGAAAAGGGAGTCCATTCGAAATTAGCGAATTTAGAAATCAATTACCTAAAAATAGAATAGCATCCTCCATAGAAAAGAATTTTAAAACCTCAAATATTACATACAAAAACACGATAATACCAAGTAAAACAATATCTTTTATAGAGCCAATTCCAAAATTTGATTGGCATATAAAAACAGAAGAAAAAAAGATTTTAGGGTATAGTTGTCAAAAAGCAATATTAAATTATAAGGGTAGAAATTATATTGCTTGGTTTAGTAATAAATTAACGTTGCAAAATGGGCCTTGGAAATTTGGAGGTTTACCAGGGTTAATATTAGAAATTTCAGACACACAAAATCACTACTCTTTCAAGTTAATTGGCATAAAAAAAGAAACAAAACTGTTTCCTGAAATTTATCAAAAAGCTATTAAAATTAAAAAAGAAAATTTTGATTCAACCGTAGAAAATATTTTTAATAGTATGGGAAATAAGTTAATAGGAGAATCTAAATTGCGTTTTAAAAGGGAAAGACTTAGAAGAAAAAAAATGTCAAAACCAAACCCAATAGAACTTGAGGAGTAAAATTATATACACTATATTAATTTTAAATACATTCTTATGTTTTGGACAGGGCAAAGTAATTGTAGAGGGTTTTATTAGCGATACTGCTAAAAACCCATTATTTGGTGGTACAATTATTGCCAAAAAACCAAACTCAAATGTAATTCTTGCATATACGATGTCAAATTTACAAGGTCTTTATAAATTAGAATTGTCAAATAGTTTGGATTCCATAGTTATTAAAACTTCTTACATTGGTTTTATACCACAACTAAAAACTATTCTTAATAAAACGACTTCGCTATCTTTTTTGTTAATCGAAAGTGCTACAGCATTAAAAGAAATTATAGTTAAAAGTACACCTATCTCTAAAAAAGGAGATACTATAAACTATTCTGTAGCCAGATTTAAAACAGCAAAAGATAGGGTTATTGCAGATGTTTTAAAAAAAATGCCCGGTATAGAAATACAAGCAGATGGTAAAATTTTATACCAAGGAAAACCGATACAAAAATATTACATTGAGGGTTTAGATTTGTTAGAAGGCAAATATAATTTGGCAAATAATAATATTCCAATAGATGAAGTTTCTAAAATACAAGTTTTAGAAAATCATCAACCCATACAAATTTTAGATAGTCTTGTTTTTTCGGAAAATGCGTCATTAAATATTAGATTAAAAAACAAAAAAATTTTTGTAACACCTGCTTCTTTAGGTTTTGGTGCGTCACCACTTTTACTCGAGGCGTCTGCAACTCCAATGGCGTTTTCAAAAAACAATCAGTTTATCGGTAATATAAAAGCAAATAATGCAGGTGTAGATATTACAAAAGAATTAAAAGTATTAACCTTTGAAGAGTTTACCGAGCAGAAAGTATTGCCAACCATAAATTGGACACAAATTGTTCCCTTAGCAACACCTTTATCAAGTAAAGAAAGTTGGTTAGATAATACTACGCAATTAACTTCTTTTAACTATTTAAAAAAATTAGATAAAGACTATCAATTAAAAATAAGTGGCTCTTATGTAAATGATCGTCAAAATAGAATAGGAAATACAAAAACTATTTTTTTTGCAAACGATGACGAAATTATTGTGAATGAAAGAAAAGAAAATAGACTAAATATTAGGGAATTACTCACGAAAATAACGTTAGAAAAAAACACAAAACAAAAGTATTTTAAAAATACCTTTGAATTTAATTCTAATTGGAACTCTCAGTTTGGTGGCATTAATACAAATGAAATAGTGCAGGATTTGGCAATACCGAATACACAAATAAATAATTCGTTAAAATTAATTTTACCTTACAAGAGGACTTTGCTAACATTTAATTCTAAGGTTTTTTATAATGTTAAAAACGAAAATTTAAATATTAAACCTGGTTTTTTTGAGGAATTAGTTAACGATGGAAATAACTTAGAATCTATAGCGCAAGACATAAAACATAATTTTTTATTAATTGATAATAAAATAGGTTTTACAAAAGGTATAAGTGGCTTTACCGTAAGTCCGAGTTTGGGGCTTAGTTATCAAAATCAAAATTTAGAAAGTACTATCTTATTAAATAATGCGAATACTGTTATACAAGAAGATGGTTTTAGAAATGATTTACTTTTTTCAAACATTAATTTTTATTTAAATACTGCTTTACAGTATGAATATGACTTGTTTAAATTTAACGTATTGTTACCGTTAAGTGTTTTAAAAATTAATGCTACTAACAACAACAATAGTTTAGATAGAACTTTAAGTAAATTGGTTTTTAATCCAAAAATAAGCGTTTCAAGAGATGTAGGAGATTTTTGGAATTTATCTGGAACAACATTTTATGAAAATAGATTTGGTAATATTAATGAAATCTTTAGTGGTTTTATTATTAATGATTACAGAAATATTAATTCTTTTGATGCACCAATTAGGACGGACAAAGTAACTTCTTATAGATTTAGGGTTGGGTATAGAAATATTTTAAAAGGGCTTTTTATGAATGGTTTTTATTCAAATACAAATACAATTTCTAACTTAATTTTGGACTATGATTATGGTAATAATGGGTCTTTAACTTTAAAAGCGATAGAAAATGAAAACTCTAAAAGGAATCAAATTATAGGTATCCGAACGAGTAAATTTTTTAGTAAAATAAATACTACTTTAAAAATAAATTTAAGTGCGATGTCTCAGAAAAGACCAAACTTTATAAATAATCAGTTACAATTAATAGAAAATAATCAGAATACATTAGAAACTGCAATTGATTACGATTACAGTAGTTGGTTAAATATTGCTGTAAAAAACATTTTACTAAAATCGAATTCATTTTCTAATGATTCAAAAATTCAAGAATTAACAAGAAATACCATCTCGTCAGAAATAAATATTTACCCTTCAGATAATCATTTATTTCAGTTAAGTTATGAAAACATTGCATTCAAAAACAAAACAACTTCTTATAATAGTTTTTTAGATGCTTCTTATAGTTACAATTTCCCAAAATCAAAATCAACAATAGAATTCTGCTACGATAATATTTTAAATACTAAGAATTTTAATAGTCAATTTATATCAGAAATTATACAAACAGAAACGACCTTTATAATGAGGCCTGCTCAATTATTGGTGAGTTATAAGTTTACTTTTTAACTACTTTTTACTTCTAGCACTTTCTAATACTACTGTCAATAAAATTAAACTACCTCCCCAAAAGGTATTCCAAGTGGGTATTTCTTGGATAAAGAAAAAAGCTAAAATAATTCCGAAAATAGGTTGTAAACTACTAATAATACTCGCAGTAGCTGCAGTAAAGAACTTTAGGGAATGCAACATTAAACTGTGCCCGATGGCCGTGGTTAAAAGAGCGAGTAATAGCAAATAAGGAAACTGGCTTTCTAAACCAGATAAATCCATAAAAAATAGGGTTGGGAGTAGCAAAACACTTATAATTACTGTTTGATAAAACATCAACATGGTGCCATTATACTTACCAACTTGCTGTTTTAAAATTAAAATTCTGATTGCATAGCAAAATGCAGAAAAAATTCCAAAAAGAACGCCTCTTACTTGGTTGCTTTCAATATCAAAATCTGGGGTTAAAATATACAAACCCGTTAAAACTAATAATCCGAAGAGAAGATAAATAGGATTGAATTTTGTCTTTAAAAACAAAGGCTCTAATAAAGCAATTATAATTGGAAATGTGTATAAGGATAAAATACCCAAAGCAACACTAGAGAGTTTTAGAGCATAAAAATAAGTAATCCAATGGGCCGCCATAAAGACACCACCAAGAAGAAAAGGTTTGTAATCTTTAGAAGATTTTATAGTTAAATCAATTTTTTTGTATTTACAAAACGCATATAAAAAGCCCATGGCTAAAAAAGATCGAAACCAAATAATCACTTCAGTTGGCATGGCAATATACCTACCTAAAACCCCCGAAGTACTAATGAAAAGAGTTCCTAAAAGTAACCCTGAAAGGTTTTTTATATGTGAGTTTTCCATTAAATTTTCTGTAAAATATGTAAAGCAGTTTTCACGGTATCAATCCTAATAAAAGTAATCAATAAACGCAAACCGTTTTTAGTTTGTTTTTCTTTCATCACACAACTTTTTCCATTTTGCTGCACATATTTCAACATGCTAGAAAAAGCCGAAGTTTGATAAAATTCACTCTGTTGATCCGCTACAAAATATCCAATCATACGTTTTTGTTTTAGAATAATTTTTTCTAGGCCTAACGCTTTCGCTAGCCATTTTATTCTCACTGAATCTAATAAATCCTTAACCTGTGTAGGGATTTTGCCAAAGCGGTCTATGATTTCAGTTTCAAAAACTTGTAGTTCTGCTTCTGTTTTTAATTCACCTAATTTACTATATAAACTTAATCTTTCTGTAATAGAATTTACATAATCATCAGGAAATAAAATTTCGAAATCGGTATCAATAGTAACCTCTTTAACAAATTCTTTGGGTTTAGATGTATCTGTTGGGTACAATTCTTTAAACTCATTTTCTTTGAGTTCTTCAATGGCTTCTTGTAGTATTTTTTGATAGGTATCAAAACCAATGTCATTGATAAAGCCGCTTTGTTCGCCACCTAATAAATCTCCTGCACCCCGAATTTCTAAATCTTTCATGGCAATATTAATTCCACTGCCTAAATCAGAAAATAAAACTAGGGCTTCAATACGTTTTCTGGCATCATCAGTCATCATATGATAAGGTGGCGTTATAAAATAACAAAACGCTTTTTTATTGCTTCGTCCAACTCTACCCCGCATTTGGTGTAAATCTGACAAGCCAAAATTATTGGCATTATTAATAAAAATGGTGTTTGCATTTGGCACGTCTAAACCACTTTCTATAATTGTGGTAGAAACCAAAACATCAAAATCTCCGTTCATAAAACTAAGCATTAAACCTTCTA is a window of Polaribacter litorisediminis DNA encoding:
- the dprA gene encoding DNA-processing protein DprA encodes the protein MKEEKLLAILRLQKSKAIGDVLAKKLIVHIGDVEQIFKEKTATLQKINGIGNHVLKHLFDENNAKLAEQELRYIQKNKIEFSYFLDDDYPVNLQNCIDSPILFFKDGTINLDNPKIISVVGTRNMSSYGRDFCSKIIADLALYNPIIVSGFAYGVDICAHKAAIKNKLQTIAVLAHGFEQIYPKVHKKYINQVNENGGFITEFWSEDQPLRENFLKRNRIVAGISKATIIIESAEKGGSLVTADIANSYNRDVFALPGRTTDIYSKGCNNLIKNNRATLLTSANDVIKMLNWDITEKPKQIIQKQLFIELNDTEQKIYDLLSEKGAQLLDIISLECNIPIYQLSSILLQMELKGVTKPLPGKMFELA
- a CDS encoding GLPGLI family protein is translated as MNKNILLLLLSLTLHGFSQSETYNYKFTYKVEGKLEVVNKNSHISENMVLYLGKEKSLYISETKLRIDSARSAIKKRKGSPFEISEFRNQLPKNRIASSIEKNFKTSNITYKNTIIPSKTISFIEPIPKFDWHIKTEEKKILGYSCQKAILNYKGRNYIAWFSNKLTLQNGPWKFGGLPGLILEISDTQNHYSFKLIGIKKETKLFPEIYQKAIKIKKENFDSTVENIFNSMGNKLIGESKLRFKRERLRRKKMSKPNPIELEE
- a CDS encoding DMT family transporter, giving the protein MENSHIKNLSGLLLGTLFISTSGVLGRYIAMPTEVIIWFRSFLAMGFLYAFCKYKKIDLTIKSSKDYKPFLLGGVFMAAHWITYFYALKLSSVALGILSLYTFPIIIALLEPLFLKTKFNPIYLLFGLLVLTGLYILTPDFDIESNQVRGVLFGIFSAFCYAIRILILKQQVGKYNGTMLMFYQTVIISVLLLPTLFFMDLSGLESQFPYLLLLALLTTAIGHSLMLHSLKFFTAATASIISSLQPIFGIILAFFFIQEIPTWNTFWGGSLILLTVVLESARSKK